One part of the Rutidosis leptorrhynchoides isolate AG116_Rl617_1_P2 chromosome 1, CSIRO_AGI_Rlap_v1, whole genome shotgun sequence genome encodes these proteins:
- the LOC139847752 gene encoding uncharacterized protein, whose protein sequence is MASTIRDVAKETLGVAIGTSRAHKSSRESWWLNDDVQTKVALKQTRFRELITFGEGTPAERTRIEERYKEAKREAKKAVAIAKDKAYEDLYRKLNFKEGANDKYRIAKARERRSRDLVNVKFIKDEAGQSIVKEDLIRNRWEEYFASLFGRERPERNGELHEVREYQNNCFCTRINQEEVRSSLRKMGRNKAVGPDQIPIEALRCLGDEGVRWLTNLFNMTFRSAKMPMEWRLNGHSVLEQEI, encoded by the exons ATGGCGTCCACTATCAGAGATGTGGCAAAAGAGACCTTAGGGGTGGCAATAGGGACATCGAGAGCCCATAAGAGTAGTAGAGAATCGTGGTGGCTTAATGACGATGTCCAAACGAAAGTCGCGTTAAAACAGacgaggtttagggagctcattactTTTGGAGAAGGGACACCTGCAGAGAGAACTAGGATAGAAGAAagatataaagaagctaaaagagaagcaAAGAAGGCCGTAGCAATTGCAAAAGACAAGGCATATGAAGATTTATATAGGAAACTAAACTTTAAAGAGGGAGCTAATGACAAATATAGGATAGCTAAAGCTAGGGAGCGAAGAAGTAGGGACTTGGTTAACGTCAAATTTATCAAGGATGAAGCGGGTCAAAGTATAGTGAAAGAAGACCTTATTAGGAATAGATGGGAGGAGTATTTTGCATCCCTCTTCGGTAGGGAAAGACCCGAGCGGAACGGGGAACTCCACGAGGTTCGTGAGTATCAAAACAACTGTTTCTGCACGAGGATTAATCAGGAGGAAGTTAGATCGTCtctacgaaagatggggagaaacaaagcagtaggaccagACCAAATTCCGATTGAGGCATTGAGGTGCCTAGGAGATGAAGGGGTTAGATGGCTGACAAACCTTTTCAACATGACGTTTAGAAGCGCAaagatgcctatggaatggagactca aCGGGCACTCTGTATTAGAACAAGAAATTTGA
- the LOC139847761 gene encoding uncharacterized protein, producing MSVSLIIKEETFTVISAYAPHTGLSDAKKRSFWDLLDEVVRGCPADYRLIIGGDLNGHIGAEAEGYEGAHGGFGFGPRNEEGRSILEFAIAHEMVVANSFFKKRDAQLATFHSGGRSTQIDFLLLRKGELRTCRDCKVLPALTCSSQHRLLVMDLVTPGRVGRRARVVQPRILWKNMHGANAETFRVTVADRLRVEGDYVAPTDAD from the coding sequence atgtcggttagtcTAATTATTAAGGAGGAGACTTTCACGGTCATAAGCGCATACGCACCTCACACGGGTTTAAGTGATGCGAAAAAGAGGAGTTTTTGGGATTTGTTAGACGAGGTAGTGAGGGGGTGCCCAGCTGACTATCGACTGATTATAGGGGGTGATCTGAATGGACACATAGGAGCGGAGGCAGAAGGTTACGAGGGAGCCCATGGGGGCTTTGGGTTTGGCCCTAGAAATGAAGAAGGGCGCTCAATCCTTGAGTTTGCCATTGCCCACGAGATGGTCGTAGCAAACTCTTTCTTCAAGAAGAGGGATGCTCAGTTAGCTACTTTTCATAGCGGGGGTCGTAGCACCCAGATTGACTTTTTGCTCCTCCGTAAAGGGGAACTTAGGACATGTAGGGACTGTAAGGTCCTTCCAGCATTGACGTGCTCCTCCCAGCATCGATTGTTGGTCATGGACCTAGTCACTCCGGGAAGAGTTGGTAGGAGGGCCAGGGTTGTGCAACCTAGAATCCTTTGGAAGAACATGCATGGAGCGAATGCAGAGACTTTTAGAGTGACTGTTGCTGATAGATTGAGGGTAGAAGGCGATTACGTAGCCCCTACTGATGCAGACTAG